GAATAAGTAGAATATAGGTTCTAGCTGCATCAAGCAGCATGGCAGGTAGTGCTTTGCCCATGCCTTGAAATAAACCACTAGACATCATGCATACCCCTGAAGCTAGAAAACCAAGAAAGCAAATCGCTGCAATCTTTTTTCCTTCAGAAATAATTTCTGGGCTTTGTGTGAAAAGTAGTAATAGCCATTCGGGATTAAAGCAAAGCAGCGCCGTAACGATTACGCCCCATATGCTGCTACAAATAAGGGCAGAAATATAAGCCTGTTGTACTCGCTTAAATTGCTGTGCACCATAATTAAATGCAGATAATGTTTGTAGTGCAATCATCATGCCAATAATGGGTAAAAATAAAAACATATAACAACGCATTAAAATACCATGTGCGCTAATCAGGGTGCTCGATTGCTCTGGGATCACCACAGATATGGAGTAAACCGATACTGCCATGATAATTGAAAAGCCACCATGAGAAAGTAAAACAGGCATGCCAAAGCTGATGATATCTAAATAAACTTTTAATTTAGAAAAAAAATATTGTGGCTTAAATTTTGCTGCGTTTTCACCTTTATTTTGCAGTTGTAATGCCATCACTAAAGCTATACTCATGGCGCAGGCCGTGGCCCAAGCTGCGCCTGCAACGCCCCACTTAAAAACGAAAATAAAAAGGGCATCAAAAATAATATTTAGAATTGATCCCGTGGCTAATACTTGCATCATTGCTTTTGGATTACCTGATGCACGAAAGCTTTCGGTGATTTGATTACTAATAAACCCAACGATAGAGAATATAAGTACCGGTACAAGATAACTATCGGCCTCTTGAATAAATTCATGGGGCACAGCCAATAATGCATAAATGGTGGGCCTAAAGATCATCAGTAAGGCAGAAATAATAATTGCGCTAGCAATGGCAAGTAAGAATGATGCAGAAAAAACGCGGGAGGCTTCTTCGTACTGTTTCGCCCCTAAATGCCTTGAGATAATTGAGGCCATGCCACTTCCTTGCATGGTACTAATTGCAAGTAAAAACATTTGTATAGGAAAAACAGCAGATACCGCACCCATTGCATGATGGCCAATGCCGCGGGATATAAATAGGCCATTTACAACAATATACATGCCATTAATGACCAAACCCACAATAGTTGGCAGTGCCATATATAGAAATTGTTGAAAAATGGGTGATTTTAGAAGAGGAGATTCACTATTTATATGGTTATCATCTATATACGCCAATTTCATTGACATGGTGGACCTTTGTTGAGTTTGTTTTAATGTTTGAGCATAAGGCATGCTTGGTGGTTATCGATTATAAAATGCCGCACAGACTATGGATGTGCCTTATTAAGATACAAATAAAGATAGTAAAATATTAGGATGTAATTGTCCTTGTTTTTAATTAAAGCGTTGTAAAAAGTGAATTGTTTTTATGTGTAGCGATAATTATGGATAGTAAGTTTATTATTCTTTTTTAATTCTTGATGTTATCGTGGCTTGGCTTTGTTGCACAAATCAATTTAAGAACGAAGCACTCCAAACCCCATACGGATTTTCGCCACCCGTACCGTTACTGGTATGCCTAGTTGCGTGCAGCGATTTAAGATCGCAACGCGTACTCGCAACTCTGCCCCCTGCCGATCAAAATCCCTAGCTATTACCCGTTAACCCAACAATTTGAAACAGCGCATCTTGGTTTCAATCAAGAGTAGCTGATGATAGTCACTCCAGTTTTTCCACTCGCTTTCGCCCTGCATCTTGATCCCCGTACTTTCGAGCAATCATTGCAGACCACCCATACTTTTTTCGGTTCAGGCATGCCTCATGCGTTCATGATGCCAGCAGTAGGGCTTAGGCGATTTGTGCAACAAAGTTGGTTTGAACTTAAAAGTGGTGAATGAATTGCTATGAAAGCATTTTCTTGTAATTTGCTTTCTTTTTTTGTGGGTTTTTATTGGGTGTGACGAGCCGGTTTTTTACTGAAGTGGTGATCGTTTCTTACTAGTTGGGGCGGGGGTGAATGAATTTCAAAAGAAGTAATTTCTTACAAAAGAAAGATATAAATTGCGCTATATATCCTATGATTTATCATGCTCTGATTAATTGCCATGGGTAGTATGAAGTATGAATATTGAGAAAGTAGTATTTGGGTTTTTTATCTTATTGGCATTTACTCTTAATTTTGGCTTTGTGCTGGGGCCAATGGATGTTGCTCACCAGCATGATGTCTTTGAATTATTTCTGGCCATTGTGGTTAGCCTTATTGCCACCGTGATTAAATTTGGCGATCGTACTCAAGTAGGGGCTTTGCATTTGGCAACCAGCTTAGTGGCCGATTTGCAATTAATTGCTGCAGCTTTAGTTTGGGGGCACGCTATGTATGTTACTCAAGTTGGGATGACACCAGAAGTGACCTCCATGGTCGTGTCATTTTCTGCCGGAGCGCTCGCTGCCAATGTAGTTTCGGTGGTCTTGCTGATCGGTGAAACTTTGCAGCACCGGCGTTAGGTTATTAGTGATGCCTAATATATTCTTTATGGTGATGCGGCGCATGCGTGCGCCGATTATTACGCTGATTCTTATATATGCCATTTCGGTTTTAGGCTTGGTGCTGATTCAAGGTTTAGATGATCAGGGCCGTCCTTATCAAATGGATTTTTTCCATGCTTTTTATTTTATTAGCTATACCGCAACCTCAATTGGCTTTGGGGAAACACCCTATCCATTTTCTTATTCGCAGCGTTTATGGGTTTTATGCTGTATTTATTTATCAGTGACCGGTTGGGCTTATAATTTAGGGTCTATTTTTACGCTCTTTAATGATCAAGCATTAAAGCGGGCAATTCAACACGCTAGATTTAAAAATAAAGTACAGCGTTTACGTGAGCCATTTTATTTGATATGTGGCTATGGGCAAACAGGGCGCTTGTTGTGTAAAGTACTAGATGATTTAAATATTCGCTTTGTTGTGGTCGAACAAAAAGAAGAGCGGGTTAATGATTTAGCCTTGGCAGATTTTCATTCAGATCCTATTTATTACGCAGGAAATGCCTCTAATCCTGAGTTACTAAAAATAGCCGGTATTCAGCACGCAATGTGCCGAGGGGTGCTGGCGATTACTGGAGATGAGAATGTTAATTTGGCCATTGCAATGGCGGCCTTTGTTTTACAGCCCAAATTAGTCTCTGTGTGTCGCTGTAAAAACAAGTCGGTTGCAGAGAATATGCAATCGTTTGGCGCAAACAAAGTAATTAATATGTTTAATGCGGTAGGTAAGCAGTTTCAAATGCTTTTGCATGCACCGCATACCTATCGCTTATGGAATGTACTTTCAGATTTTCCTGGGCAGCCCATTACTGGATTACTGCGCCCTCCTAGCGGGCATTGGGTGATAGTCGGTTATGGCCGCTTTGGAATGTCTATGCGTGCGGCTTTGCTGCAAGAGGGTGCAAGCGTAACTGTAATCGATCCTGACCCGCAGCCTGATTTATTGCCTAAAGAGTTTGTGCAAGCCCTAGGTGTGAATGCCACCGCTTTAATTGCCGCAGGTATTGAACGCGCTTCGGGTTTATTGGTTTGTCATGATCACGATATTAATAATTTATCGGCACTCGCTACAGCTAAATTGATTAACCCTAAGCTATTTGTGGTGGCAAGGCAAAATCTGCGCGATAACCATTTATTGTTTGAAGCGTTTAAGCCTGATATTACATCCATTCGCAGCGAAATTGTGGCGCATGAATGTTTACGCTCGATTGAAACGCCATTATTAGCGCAATTCTTAGACTTAATAAAAGATGAAGATGAAGCTTGGGCCAAGGCTTTGATTGATCAATTGGCTAATTTATGTGATGGTAAAGTACCAGAGATTTGGAGCATTACCTTAAACGCTAAAAACACCGCGGCGGTGTATGCATTTTTAGCCAATCCGTTGCCGTGTTTACGCTTAGGACATTGGATTAACGATCCTTTTGGTAAGGGGAAATTAAAATGCCAAGCGCTATTGCGTTTGCAAGATGAAGAAGCGCAGCTTTGGCCTGCCTTAGATACCCCGCTACGCTTTGGCGACCAATTACTCTTTGCTGGGAACCATGATGCTTATCTTGCGCATATAGCCATGCAGGAGGCGACCCATTTATTAGATTTTTCTCGCACAGGGATAATAGAGCCGCAAAGCTGGGTATTTAGAAAGTGGGCAGAGCGCAGGCAGAATAATTAAGTGATGATGGGTTACGCCAAGCATAAGCCGCTTGTCTAACCCGCTCTACAAACAATTAGGCTTAAATAGAGCATGTAGCTGGGGGTTGGGTGTAATAAAGTAGAACAATCTGATGAGATATCTATTCAGTATTGCGTCTAAATACCCAGCTCATTCCGTTCGATACGCTTGGGGTAAATTGATAGCCTTCACTATTAAACGCTTTTAAATCTTCGGCTTGATTAATGTTGTGGCTGGCGGCCCAGCGTACCATTAGACCTCGGGCGCGTTTGGCGTAGAAGCTGATTATTTTGTATTTGCCATTTTTATAATCTTCAAATACTGGTGTAATAAGCGGGCTATTTAATAGTTTGGGCTTGACCGATTTAAAGTATTCGGTAGAGGCTAGATTAACTACTGTTTTAGGCTGTAGTTGGTTGATTGCTGTAGTAATGGTTTCTCCCCAAAAGGCGTAGAGATGATTACCCGCAGGATTGACTAGAGACGTGCCCATTTCTAAGCGATAGGGCTGAATTAAATCTAAAGGGCGTAGCAGGCCGTATAGGCCGGATAAAATGCGCAGATGGTTGGATAGATAATCCAGTTGAATTTGATTCATTTCCCCCGCATTGAGCCCCTCATAAACATCACCCATAAAAGCCAGTACGGCTTGCTTGGCGTTGCTTGGCGTAAAGTCTGGATGCCAGGCTTGATAACGCCCAACATTAAGCGCCGCCAGTGGATCAGATAGCTTCATAAGGCTGGCAATTTGAGCCGGTGATTGCTGCTTAAGCAGCTTAATGAGCTGAGCGGAGTGAGCCAAAAAATCAGGCAGGCTGAAGTCGGGGGTGACGGGGGGAGTCGTGTAATCCAGCGTTTTGGCTGGAGAGAGCAACATAAGCATGGCGGACTTTTATGGCTGGATGAGCGTTGAAAAACTAAAAGCGGCAAGAAATCTGTGGCCTGTAGGCTGGGCACAAAAATGTGCCCAGCCTACATGAATACCTTGGGGCGGAATGAAAGTTAAAAATCGCTTATGGTGCTCGTGCCATGTTGCAATTTTCTCCTTGTTCAGCCTCAAAACTGGGCCAAGCGCAGCCGTGAATGAAACGTCAATAGAGCCTAAGGCTCAACCCCTGAGCCGCGCAGTAGGGCCGCGAGTTCCATGGCGGTTTTGACCTGCATCTTTTCTAAAATCCGTGCACGGTGAACTTCTACGGTTTTCATGGAGATGGATAAATCATCGGCAATTTGTTTATTTAAACGGCCTGTAAGAATTAGCTTCATCACTTCACGCTCGCGCGGGGTGAGTGTGCCAAGGCGTTTGGTGATTTGCATTTTGATTTGCCATACACCGCGCTTGGTGGCGTCGTTGGCAAGGCAGCGCTCAACCAGATCAACAATATCGTTATCGTTAAATGGCTTTTCAACGAAATCGGTTGCGCCTTGTTTTAATGCGCCAACGGCCATTGGCACATCGCCGTGGCCAGTTAAAAACACCACGGGTGGGCAATATGGGTGTTCTTTGATCCGATCAAACAGCTCTAAGCCGCCCATGCCGGGCATGCGTACATCAAGTAGCAGGCAGCCGTAACGCTCGGGTGAGTAATCTGCAAGCAGCGCTTCGGCACTGGCGTAGCTATCGGCACGGTGATTACGGGTGGAAAATAGCCAGACGAGGGCATCACGAATAGCGTCATCGTCATCAACAATTGCAATGCGGCGATCAAGGTTCATTAGCGTGGGTTTCCTCTGAGGGGGCAGTAAAATCTACCGTCAGTTTGAATATTGGGTGGAAAAAAGCGCTGCATCTCGCATACGCCATTGTCAACATTGATTGCGAGAGCGTGCGTCAAGGTTCATTTGCCTGAGATTCCTCAGAGAACGGAACAGTAAAGATAAAGCGGCAACCGCCGCTAGGATTGTTTTCTGCCCAAAGACGGCCTTGGTGGTATTCAATAATCGAGCGGCAAATATTCAGCCCCATCCCCATTCCTGTGTCTTTGGTGGTGTAAAACGGTTTAAATAATTGTTCCATTTGTTCGGCGCTAATACCAGTGCCGCGATCCGCAATGATAACTTGTAAGTAATCATGCTCGCGGCTGAGCATAATTGCTAATGTTTTTTGTTCGATCGGGGTCTCGCTCATGGCCTCCATAGCGTTTCGGATCAAGTTGAATAATACTTGCTCCAGCATGATGGGATCGACATAAAGGTCAGGCAAATCGCTGGGCTCTGAAATGCTAATTGCGACTTGTCGTCTAACGGCCTCGTGGGATTGCAAATCCAGTACGGTATCAAGCAGACCCGTAATAGTGCAGCGGCGGCGATGTGGTGCACGGCGCTGCACAAACTCTCGAATGCCACGAATAATCTGCCCAGCTCGCCTAGCCTGCTCGCCCATCTTGTCGATGGCTTGCGATAGCTGCTGTAAATTAGGCGTTGGGTTGGCCAGAATATTGCGGCAACCAGAGGCGTAGCTGGCAATCGCGCCCAGTGGCTGGTTAAGCTCATGCGCAAGGCTAGAGGCCATTTCGCCCATTGAGATTAAGCGGCTGGTTTGCTGGATTTTTTCGTTTTGTAGCCGCTCGCGTTCGGCGGCAGATTTTAGCGCGGTAATATCGGTGGCTACTTCTAGCCAAACATCGGAATCATCTACCCATAAATTATGGCGGCTTTTAATCTGAAACCAGCGTTTATGAAGGCCATCATACCATTCGGAATCGACCGGAGTATCAAAGCGGCGGGCGCTAAACGGCACGATACAACAGCGGCCACGTCGGTCTGGCAGATTGAATGAGCGATCAAATTGCCGGTTACTCATCAGCAGCTCACCGCTATCTGCATCACTCACGGCTACGGCGGTATCGAGGCTATCGAGCACCGTTACAAAGCGTTGGTGCGAGGCTTGTAATACTTCGCGCTCACGTTTTAGCTCGGTAATATCGTAGAGTGAGCCCATCCAGCCAATATGCCTGCCTTCGGCATTGATTAAATTGGAGCCGTGCAAGCTCACATCAAAGCGCTCGCCATTCTTACGCATAAAGCGCACTGCTTGGCCGTTTGGGTCGGCTCTGCCTTGGCGAATGGCATCAAAGGCGGCTTGGCAGCGCTCTAATTCTTCCGGCGGCCAATATGGCAATGGCGGCTGTTGGCCGAGTAGCTCATCTGCGCTATAGCCGGTCATTTCGCAAAAAGCGCGATTTACATAAATAAGACGGCCATCCTTATCCATCGCGCGCATCCCACTGACCAGCGAGTCTTCCATCGCTTGGCGTAAGGCGGTTTCTGCTCGCAGCTGAGATTCGGCAAAGGAGCGTACTCGCATCACGCGATGCAAAAGTGCGGTGGAAGCCAGCATACCTATAGCCAATACGAGTAATAGCCAAGGCAATGATTCGGTAAGCCTATGCCTTGGTGCATGATATAGCTCGGCTTGTATCGCAAGGCCAAGCGGTGGGGAATCGAGGGAGATGCGGGTTTTTAGACCGCTGGGGTCGAGTTGGCGGCTGGATTTTGCGGCGAGGGTAGCAAAATTGTGGTTGAGCAAGAGTACCTGATAGCGCTGAGCAATCCACCACGGTACCTGTTGCTGAAGGAGGCGATCAAACGATATTGTGGCCACAATGAAGTGCTTTCCATCGGCCATCGGCAGCGCAAATTGGGCTAAAGAGGGCTGCTCTGGCTCGGTACGTAAATAGCTCCAGCCACTTTCACCGTTAAAAGGCAGCGTTCTTTGTTGCGGGGCGCCCCACCAAACATTTGAATCTGTTTGGTTTCTGATGACGAGGCTGATGATTTCTGGGCTGTTTTGAATTAAAGACATAGCCCGCGCCTGAAAGAGTGCGGATTGTCTGCTGTAATCGGTGGCGGCTAAGGCGGTAATCGCGTCAGTATCAGCGATGATTTGTTGGGTAATGGCTTGTTTTTGCCAGAGCAAATCTTGCTCTAGCTGATTGCTACGTTCTTTTTTACCTTCGTCGGTGGTTAGTAAAATCCAGCTGGAAAAAGCGAGCGTAAATAACGCGGCAATCAGACCTGGCAGTAGTTGTAGCCAACGGCCAAATTGCGGGGAACGGGTGATGGAGTGGATAGTCAATCTGCTAAGCCAAGGTATTGCCCCGAGAAGGTCGGGAATCTTTACAGAAGGCTAATACGGATGTCAGGAATTGTCTAGCAGCCTGTCGGACTTAGCATCAGTCAGCTGCAAAATCACCTGATCGGCCTATATTTCACCAGATTTTTGACCAATAACTCGTTATTGGTGCTGCAAATCCGGCAAAATCTGGTCTCGACCATGCGATTTTTCGCTTCGACCGTCTAAGTCCGATAGGCGGCTAGCTGGTTGTTGGGTTAGGCGCGTTATATAGCAAGGCAAGGCCCGCAGGCCTTGTAATGACTTACACCGTTACAGGATTAATCAACGGCTTGCCATGCGCAAAGGCGCTGACTTCACAGAGCACTGCCTCAGCGATATTTTCTAAGGCTTCAGTGGTTAAAAAACCTTGATGCGAGGTGATCATGACATTGGGGAAGGTGGTGAGCCGTGCCAGCGTATCGTCTTCTAAGGCAAAGCCAGATAGGTCTTCAAAAAATACACCTTCTTCGTATTCGTAGACATCTAAACCCACACCGCCTACTTGGCCGCTTTTGAGCGCATCGAGTAGGGCGTTGGTATCGATTAAACCGCCTCGGCTGGTGTTGATGACCACAGCACCGTGCTTCATTCCTGCGAGGGTATTGGCATTAATCAAGTGCTTGGTTTCTGGCGTGAGAGGGGTGTGCAGCGAGATAATATCTGATTGCGCTAATAGCTCAGGCAGCGAAACAAACTCGCAGCCCATTTCTGCCGCGCGTTCTGCCGTGGGGTTGCGATCAAAAGCCAGTACTCGGCACCCAAAGCCATGCGCAATCGACATGGTAGCGGCACCAATCTTGCCCGCGCCAATTACACCAAAGGTGCGGCCATGCAAATTAAAGCCCACTAAGCCATCTAGCGAGAAATTGCCATCCCGTACTCGGTTATACGCACGGTGTGTTTTGCGCACCAAGGTAAGCAGCAGGGCAAAAACGTGCTCGGCAACGGCTTCAGGTGAGTAAGCGGGAACTCGCGTCACACTGATGCCATACTTGGCCGCCGCATTAAGATCAACGCCATTAAAGCCAGCGCAGCGCAGCGCCACTAACTTAACGCCTAATTTAGCCAATTGCTCCAAGGTGGCAGCATCAACACGATCATTTACAAACGGGCAAACCACTTCAAAGCCCGATGCTAGCGCTGCGGTTTGAATATTGAGGCGGTCTTCAAAAAACACCAGTTCATGTCTATGGGGGAGATTAGCTTGGCTAAGTGAGGCTTTATCGTATTTTTTACTATCAAAAACGGCGATGCGCATGGTTAAGCTCGGTTGATATTTGATTTAAAACTTAAGAGCCTAGCAGCCTGTCGGACTTAAGACTGATCTACTACGGACAAGCCTGATTT
This genomic interval from Iodobacter fluviatilis contains the following:
- a CDS encoding response regulator transcription factor, which gives rise to MNLDRRIAIVDDDDAIRDALVWLFSTRNHRADSYASAEALLADYSPERYGCLLLDVRMPGMGGLELFDRIKEHPYCPPVVFLTGHGDVPMAVGALKQGATDFVEKPFNDNDIVDLVERCLANDATKRGVWQIKMQITKRLGTLTPREREVMKLILTGRLNKQIADDLSISMKTVEVHRARILEKMQVKTAMELAALLRGSGVEP
- the yaaA gene encoding peroxide stress protein YaaA; this encodes MLMLLSPAKTLDYTTPPVTPDFSLPDFLAHSAQLIKLLKQQSPAQIASLMKLSDPLAALNVGRYQAWHPDFTPSNAKQAVLAFMGDVYEGLNAGEMNQIQLDYLSNHLRILSGLYGLLRPLDLIQPYRLEMGTSLVNPAGNHLYAFWGETITTAINQLQPKTVVNLASTEYFKSVKPKLLNSPLITPVFEDYKNGKYKIISFYAKRARGLMVRWAASHNINQAEDLKAFNSEGYQFTPSVSNGMSWVFRRNTE
- a CDS encoding 2-hydroxyacid dehydrogenase, giving the protein MRIAVFDSKKYDKASLSQANLPHRHELVFFEDRLNIQTAALASGFEVVCPFVNDRVDAATLEQLAKLGVKLVALRCAGFNGVDLNAAAKYGISVTRVPAYSPEAVAEHVFALLLTLVRKTHRAYNRVRDGNFSLDGLVGFNLHGRTFGVIGAGKIGAATMSIAHGFGCRVLAFDRNPTAERAAEMGCEFVSLPELLAQSDIISLHTPLTPETKHLINANTLAGMKHGAVVINTSRGGLIDTNALLDALKSGQVGGVGLDVYEYEEGVFFEDLSGFALEDDTLARLTTFPNVMITSHQGFLTTEALENIAEAVLCEVSAFAHGKPLINPVTV
- a CDS encoding MATE family efflux transporter, which produces MALPTIVGLVINGMYIVVNGLFISRGIGHHAMGAVSAVFPIQMFLLAISTMQGSGMASIISRHLGAKQYEEASRVFSASFLLAIASAIIISALLMIFRPTIYALLAVPHEFIQEADSYLVPVLIFSIVGFISNQITESFRASGNPKAMMQVLATGSILNIIFDALFIFVFKWGVAGAAWATACAMSIALVMALQLQNKGENAAKFKPQYFFSKLKVYLDIISFGMPVLLSHGGFSIIMAVSVYSISVVIPEQSSTLISAHGILMRCYMFLFLPIIGMMIALQTLSAFNYGAQQFKRVQQAYISALICSSIWGVIVTALLCFNPEWLLLLFTQSPEIISEGKKIAAICFLGFLASGVCMMSSGLFQGMGKALPAMLLDAARTYILLIPLIFILPLYFHSTGIWLSFPIADLIGGTIALTFSSRYLMKLTKVIKTRAH
- a CDS encoding potassium channel family protein, translated to MPNIFFMVMRRMRAPIITLILIYAISVLGLVLIQGLDDQGRPYQMDFFHAFYFISYTATSIGFGETPYPFSYSQRLWVLCCIYLSVTGWAYNLGSIFTLFNDQALKRAIQHARFKNKVQRLREPFYLICGYGQTGRLLCKVLDDLNIRFVVVEQKEERVNDLALADFHSDPIYYAGNASNPELLKIAGIQHAMCRGVLAITGDENVNLAIAMAAFVLQPKLVSVCRCKNKSVAENMQSFGANKVINMFNAVGKQFQMLLHAPHTYRLWNVLSDFPGQPITGLLRPPSGHWVIVGYGRFGMSMRAALLQEGASVTVIDPDPQPDLLPKEFVQALGVNATALIAAGIERASGLLVCHDHDINNLSALATAKLINPKLFVVARQNLRDNHLLFEAFKPDITSIRSEIVAHECLRSIETPLLAQFLDLIKDEDEAWAKALIDQLANLCDGKVPEIWSITLNAKNTAAVYAFLANPLPCLRLGHWINDPFGKGKLKCQALLRLQDEEAQLWPALDTPLRFGDQLLFAGNHDAYLAHIAMQEATHLLDFSRTGIIEPQSWVFRKWAERRQNN
- a CDS encoding PAS domain-containing sensor histidine kinase, with amino-acid sequence MTIHSITRSPQFGRWLQLLPGLIAALFTLAFSSWILLTTDEGKKERSNQLEQDLLWQKQAITQQIIADTDAITALAATDYSRQSALFQARAMSLIQNSPEIISLVIRNQTDSNVWWGAPQQRTLPFNGESGWSYLRTEPEQPSLAQFALPMADGKHFIVATISFDRLLQQQVPWWIAQRYQVLLLNHNFATLAAKSSRQLDPSGLKTRISLDSPPLGLAIQAELYHAPRHRLTESLPWLLLVLAIGMLASTALLHRVMRVRSFAESQLRAETALRQAMEDSLVSGMRAMDKDGRLIYVNRAFCEMTGYSADELLGQQPPLPYWPPEELERCQAAFDAIRQGRADPNGQAVRFMRKNGERFDVSLHGSNLINAEGRHIGWMGSLYDITELKREREVLQASHQRFVTVLDSLDTAVAVSDADSGELLMSNRQFDRSFNLPDRRGRCCIVPFSARRFDTPVDSEWYDGLHKRWFQIKSRHNLWVDDSDVWLEVATDITALKSAAERERLQNEKIQQTSRLISMGEMASSLAHELNQPLGAIASYASGCRNILANPTPNLQQLSQAIDKMGEQARRAGQIIRGIREFVQRRAPHRRRCTITGLLDTVLDLQSHEAVRRQVAISISEPSDLPDLYVDPIMLEQVLFNLIRNAMEAMSETPIEQKTLAIMLSREHDYLQVIIADRGTGISAEQMEQLFKPFYTTKDTGMGMGLNICRSIIEYHQGRLWAENNPSGGCRFIFTVPFSEESQANEP
- a CDS encoding DUF6394 family protein, whose protein sequence is MNIEKVVFGFFILLAFTLNFGFVLGPMDVAHQHDVFELFLAIVVSLIATVIKFGDRTQVGALHLATSLVADLQLIAAALVWGHAMYVTQVGMTPEVTSMVVSFSAGALAANVVSVVLLIGETLQHRR